The window TCCGGTGAGCATTTATGATTTCCACGCCACGATTCTGCACTTGCTCGGGATCGATCACGAGAAGCTGACGTTTTATCACAACGGGATCAACCGCCGGTTGACGGACGTGCATGGAAATGTCGTGAAGGGGATCATGACCTAGGCGTATCTCTTCAGTTCAACCCGAAGCCAATCTTATCCGTGTCGATTCGCGTTCATTCGTGGTTTCCTGACTGAATTGTTACGGCTTAGGCGACGGTCCCCACTGATTCCAAAACCCGCTTGCGTGGCGAATAAAAGAGTCGAAATGAATTCTCCAGTACCTTCCGAAGCCAAAGTCGTCATTGTCGGCGGCGGCATCATTGGCTGCAGCGTCGCGTACCACCTCGCCAGGCTGGGCTGGAAAGACATCGTCCTGCTGGAGCAAAACCAACTGGCGGGCGGCACGACGTGGCACGCGGCTGGTTTGATTGGCCGGTTGCGCACCAGCAACAGCATGACCAAGATCAACAAATACAGCGCGGAACTGTATGCGTCGCTGGAGAAGGAAACCGGCCATTCCACAGGTTGGAAACAGGTGGGGAGCCTGATTGTGGCGCGCTCGGAAGATCGGATGATTCAACTGCGGCGCACGGCGGCGATGGCGGAATTGTTCGGCGTCGAAGTCCAGCTCATCGCTCCGAAAGCCGCCCTGGAGAAATGGCCGTTGCTTCGGATCGACGATGTCCTGGGCGCGGCCTGGTTGCCGCACGATGGAAAGGTGATCCCAAAAGAAGTCGCGCTGGCACTGGCGAAAGGAGCCGAGGCGCGAGGCGTCCGCGTCCTCGAAAATGTCCGCGTGATCGAGGTGCTGCACCGGAAGGGCCGGGTGAGCGGCGTGCGTGTGGCTTCCGGAGCATCGCCGATCGCCAATAGCCAATTGCCTAGCGCCGGCTCCGAATCTCAAATCTCAAATCTCAAATCTCAAATTCTCGAAGCCGAGTTTGTCGTGCTTTGCGGCGGGATGTGGGCGCGGCAACTCGGCCTGGCGTGCGGCGTGAATCTTCCGCTCTATCCGGTCGAGCACCATTATGTCGTGAGCGCTCCAATTTCGGGCGCTTTCGATGAGTTGCCCGTCGGGCGGGACCCGGACCTGTGCCTTTATTTCCGAGGCGAAGGAAATGGCGTGATGCTGGGCGCGTTTCAGAAATACACCAAACCGTGGCTTTCGTATCCGGTTCCCGACCGTTTTTCTTACCAACTCCTGGAGGCGGACTGGGAGAAATTTTCGGAACCTCTCCAAGCCGGCCAATGGCGCATTCCCGCGCTGGCCGGCGTGAAGTTTGAGAAGTTCGTGAACGGCCCGGAGAGCTTCACCCCGGACAACAACTTCCTCATGGGCGAGACTCCGGAACTACAGGACCTGTTCGTGGCCGCCGGCTTCAACTCGGTCGGCATCGCAAGCGCGGGCGGCGCCGGCAAATATCTGGCGGAATGGATGAGCGAAGGCCAGCCGACCATGGATTTGTGGTCGGTCGATGTGCGCCGCTTCGCGCCTTTCGCCAACAACCTGGCCTTTTTGCGCGAGCGAGTCACGGAGGTGCTGGGGCTGCATTATCAACCGGCCTGGCCGAACCGCGAGTTCGAGACCGGACGCGGTTTGCGCAAAAGCGCGCTCCACGACCGCCTCGCCGCCCAAGGCGCTTGCTTCGGGTGCAAGAACGGGTGGGAACGCCCGAATTGGTTCGCGCGACGCAATGATGAACCCACCCCTGCTCCCCTCCCAGGAGGGGAACTGGCCCGCGATGTCCCACCGGGAAGCTCCCCTCCTGGGAGCAGCAAGGAGTGGGGCCACAACACAGGTGCGCACGACAAATTCCAGAAATATGCCGAAAAGCCGGTTGTTGAATACTCCTTCAGCCGCCAGAATTGGTTCGCCAACCAGGCCTTCGAGCACCGCGCCGCGCGGGAAAACGTCGCTCTGTTCGACCAAAGCGGCTTTTCCAAGTACATGTTCCGAGGCCGCGACGTCGTTCAAGTTTTGCAGCGGCTTTGCGGCAACGACATCGATATCCCGATGGGACGCGCGGTGTACACCGGGCTGTTCAACGAACGCGGAGGATTTGAGTCTGACCTCACGCTCATCCGCATCGCCGCGGACGAGTATTACGTGGTTTCCGGGTCGGCCCAGACGACGCGCGATCTCGATTGGATTCGGCGCAACCTCCGCGAGCCCGAACACGCGGAAATCGTCGATGTGACCGAAGCATACGCGGTTCTGGGTTTGATGGGACCGAACTCGCGCGCGCTGCTCGGACGGTTGACGGAGGCTG of the Verrucomicrobiota bacterium genome contains:
- a CDS encoding FAD-dependent oxidoreductase: MNSPVPSEAKVVIVGGGIIGCSVAYHLARLGWKDIVLLEQNQLAGGTTWHAAGLIGRLRTSNSMTKINKYSAELYASLEKETGHSTGWKQVGSLIVARSEDRMIQLRRTAAMAELFGVEVQLIAPKAALEKWPLLRIDDVLGAAWLPHDGKVIPKEVALALAKGAEARGVRVLENVRVIEVLHRKGRVSGVRVASGASPIANSQLPSAGSESQISNLKSQILEAEFVVLCGGMWARQLGLACGVNLPLYPVEHHYVVSAPISGAFDELPVGRDPDLCLYFRGEGNGVMLGAFQKYTKPWLSYPVPDRFSYQLLEADWEKFSEPLQAGQWRIPALAGVKFEKFVNGPESFTPDNNFLMGETPELQDLFVAAGFNSVGIASAGGAGKYLAEWMSEGQPTMDLWSVDVRRFAPFANNLAFLRERVTEVLGLHYQPAWPNREFETGRGLRKSALHDRLAAQGACFGCKNGWERPNWFARRNDEPTPAPLPGGELARDVPPGSSPPGSSKEWGHNTGAHDKFQKYAEKPVVEYSFSRQNWFANQAFEHRAARENVALFDQSGFSKYMFRGRDVVQVLQRLCGNDIDIPMGRAVYTGLFNERGGFESDLTLIRIAADEYYVVSGSAQTTRDLDWIRRNLREPEHAEIVDVTEAYAVLGLMGPNSRALLGRLTEADLGNEAFLFCTAQTISVGPATVRAVRITYVGELGWELHVPASQATLVYDALREAGGDLGLINAGHYAINSLRLEKGYRAWGADISPDDTPLEAGLGFAIAWNKPTPFIGREALVEQKKNGVKRRLVVFVLQNPDPTLWGSEPIFRDGQPVGYTTSGSYGHTVGGAVGMGYVNSAAGVTDDSVRKGRFEIEVNGKRYPASAHLRAPYDPERKRILGQQTVIQ